From the genome of Hymenobacter cellulosilyticus, one region includes:
- a CDS encoding alpha/beta hydrolase — MYLPAGYAESKTLRLPVLYMPDGGMAEDFLHVAGLVQVSVGNSTMRPFIVVGIENTQRRRDLTGPTTVAEDKKIAPKVGESAAFRQFIRQELMLQVQQRYRTTAEKAIVGESLAGLFVVETLLLEPDLFDHYLAFDPSLWWNNEQLVKQAAATIKAYKGPAKTLYMTSSDEPVIAAASARLGKILQDTPNAALTWHYEPIPTETHGTIYHPSALKAFRYVFKPKAEAAAK; from the coding sequence GTGTATTTGCCCGCCGGCTACGCTGAATCGAAGACGCTGCGGCTGCCGGTGCTCTACATGCCCGATGGCGGTATGGCCGAAGACTTTTTGCACGTGGCGGGCCTAGTGCAGGTTTCGGTCGGCAACAGCACCATGCGGCCCTTTATCGTGGTGGGCATCGAAAACACCCAGCGCCGCCGCGACCTGACCGGCCCCACGACGGTAGCTGAAGACAAGAAGATTGCGCCCAAAGTGGGCGAATCGGCCGCTTTCCGCCAGTTTATCCGTCAGGAGCTTATGCTCCAGGTCCAGCAGCGCTACCGCACCACGGCCGAAAAAGCCATTGTGGGCGAGTCCTTGGCAGGACTGTTTGTAGTTGAAACCCTGCTGCTGGAACCCGACCTGTTTGACCACTACCTGGCCTTCGACCCAAGTTTGTGGTGGAACAACGAGCAACTGGTGAAGCAGGCTGCCGCGACCATCAAAGCGTATAAGGGTCCGGCCAAAACCCTATACATGACCTCGAGCGACGAGCCGGTTATTGCCGCCGCTTCGGCCCGCCTGGGCAAGATTCTGCAGGACACGCCCAACGCCGCGCTTACCTGGCACTACGAACCGATACCCACTGAAACCCACGGCACAATTTACCACCCATCGGCGCTCAAGGCTTTCCGGTATGTATTCAAGCCTAAGGCAGAAGCTGCGGCTAAGTAG
- a CDS encoding pirin family protein — protein sequence MLKYIPATDRHHASPVAWLNSYFLFSFADYYDPNNVHFGPLRVFNDDTVAPNSGFPQHPHSEMEIVTIVLEGEVTHEDTMGNKTTIKKGEVQRMTAGTGLAHGEMNRTDKPLHIYQLWFLPNQKGLAPSYEQKDLDLLDSKNELMPIVSGQKVLEDVVYMNSNSTIYWSNLKEGKEIEFKTFPIRNTFIYVKEGTIYVNGTELGPNDQARMTDEHVVQIRATKDSQFILIDLPAAEANY from the coding sequence ATGCTCAAGTATATCCCCGCTACCGACCGTCATCATGCCTCGCCGGTAGCCTGGCTCAACAGCTACTTCCTGTTTTCCTTCGCCGACTACTACGACCCGAACAACGTGCATTTCGGGCCGCTGCGCGTATTTAACGATGACACGGTAGCGCCCAACTCGGGCTTTCCCCAGCACCCGCACTCCGAAATGGAAATTGTGACCATCGTGTTGGAAGGAGAAGTAACCCACGAGGATACGATGGGCAACAAAACCACCATCAAGAAAGGCGAAGTGCAGCGCATGACGGCCGGTACCGGCCTGGCGCACGGGGAAATGAACCGTACCGACAAGCCCCTGCACATCTACCAGCTGTGGTTTTTGCCCAACCAGAAAGGCCTAGCGCCCAGCTACGAGCAAAAGGACCTGGATCTGCTCGACAGTAAGAATGAGCTGATGCCCATCGTTTCGGGCCAGAAGGTGCTGGAAGATGTGGTATACATGAACTCCAACAGCACGATTTACTGGTCGAATCTGAAAGAAGGCAAGGAAATCGAGTTCAAGACCTTCCCGATCCGCAATACTTTCATCTACGTCAAGGAAGGCACGATATACGTGAACGGCACCGAGCTGGGCCCCAACGACCAGGCCCGCATGACCGACGAGCACGTCGTGCAAATACGCGCCACCAAAGATTCGCAGTTTATCCTAATTGATTTGCCCGCTGCCGAAGCTAACTACTAG
- a CDS encoding LexA family transcriptional regulator, translating into MINTNLKFWRRELALTQAQMAEKLGIKRSLVGAYEEGRAEPKLSTLVNMARLFGISLDALVTTDFTKKSAQKAALRQLEPATSSPEPPTPRPANGLRILALTVDKEQNENIELVPLKASAGYLNGYADPEFIEELPKFRLPMLSTGGTYRAFEIAGDSMLPIASGTVIVGKYVEDWMTIKDGTPCVVVSGKEGIVFKRIFNKLKDGATLSLHSDNPVYSPYEIGVEDVVEIWEAKSYISSTFPIADLSLSRLASIVLDLQQQMSTLKKA; encoded by the coding sequence ATGATTAACACCAACCTGAAATTCTGGCGGCGCGAACTGGCCCTGACTCAGGCTCAGATGGCCGAAAAACTAGGTATCAAACGCTCTCTAGTAGGCGCTTACGAAGAAGGCCGGGCCGAGCCCAAGCTCAGCACCCTGGTCAATATGGCCCGCCTCTTCGGCATCTCCCTGGATGCCCTGGTCACGACCGACTTCACCAAGAAGAGCGCCCAGAAGGCCGCTTTGCGCCAACTCGAGCCTGCTACTTCTTCGCCCGAGCCACCCACGCCCCGTCCTGCCAACGGCCTGCGCATCCTGGCGCTGACCGTTGACAAAGAGCAAAATGAGAATATTGAACTCGTGCCGCTGAAAGCCAGCGCCGGCTACCTCAACGGCTATGCCGACCCCGAGTTTATCGAGGAGCTGCCCAAGTTCCGCCTGCCCATGCTCAGCACCGGCGGTACCTACCGGGCCTTCGAAATTGCCGGCGACTCGATGCTGCCCATTGCCTCGGGTACGGTTATCGTGGGCAAGTACGTGGAGGACTGGATGACCATCAAGGACGGTACGCCGTGCGTGGTGGTGAGCGGCAAGGAAGGTATCGTCTTCAAGCGCATCTTCAATAAGCTCAAGGACGGCGCCACGCTTTCCCTGCACTCCGACAACCCCGTGTACTCGCCCTACGAAATCGGGGTGGAAGACGTGGTGGAAATCTGGGAAGCTAAGTCCTACATCAGCAGCACGTTCCCAATTGCGGACCTGTCGCTCTCGCGCCTGGCCAGCATCGTGCTGGACCTGCAGCAGCAGATGAGCACCCTGAAAAAGGCGTAA